A window from Fibrobacter sp. UWB11 encodes these proteins:
- the cysW gene encoding sulfate ABC transporter permease subunit CysW codes for MNKETTSSKVVKWTLISISIIFVVLMLLLPLITVITEAFKQGFAVYEKAVTDNYTVKAIWLTLEATLLAVLINTVFGLSAAWSLTKFQFKGKKILTTLIDLPVTVSPIIAGLIFLLTFGRQSPLYPLLQDWDIKIVFAVPGIVLATIFVTFPFISRELIPVLEARGNDEEEAAALMGAKGWTIFSKITFPHIKWAFLYGVVLCAARAMGEFGAVSVISGHLRGKTNTLPLHVEILFNEFQYVPAFAVASILVMLAIIILIARSLIEYNGKKKHKVEP; via the coding sequence ATGAACAAAGAGACAACTTCCTCAAAAGTCGTCAAGTGGACTTTAATCAGTATCAGCATCATTTTCGTGGTGCTAATGCTTTTGCTCCCGCTGATTACGGTGATTACAGAAGCATTCAAGCAAGGTTTTGCCGTGTACGAAAAAGCTGTGACCGACAATTACACCGTCAAGGCCATTTGGCTCACGCTAGAAGCAACGCTACTTGCCGTGCTCATCAATACCGTTTTCGGATTGAGTGCCGCTTGGTCCCTTACCAAATTCCAATTCAAAGGGAAAAAGATTCTCACGACGCTGATTGACTTGCCGGTGACCGTTTCACCGATTATCGCAGGCCTCATTTTCTTACTCACATTCGGACGCCAAAGCCCGTTATACCCGCTATTGCAAGATTGGGACATCAAAATCGTATTTGCAGTTCCTGGCATTGTTCTTGCTACAATTTTCGTGACTTTCCCGTTCATTTCGCGCGAACTGATTCCCGTCTTGGAAGCACGCGGTAACGACGAAGAAGAAGCGGCAGCGCTGATGGGCGCAAAAGGCTGGACGATATTCAGCAAAATCACATTTCCGCATATCAAATGGGCTTTTTTGTACGGCGTGGTGCTTTGCGCAGCCCGTGCGATGGGTGAATTCGGCGCAGTTTCGGTGATTTCGGGTCATTTGCGCGGAAAGACGAACACGCTTCCGTTGCATGTAGAAATTCTATTTAACGAATTCCAGTATGTGCCCGCATTTGCCGTAGCGTCGATCCTCGTGATGCTCGCCATCATCATCT
- the cysT gene encoding sulfate ABC transporter permease subunit CysT, which yields MKRTNRSVIPGFGLTTGITLTILSVVVLIPLASLVVFSAQMSFSEIIETITRDRVLSSFRVSFVTAFVASLINAVMGIILAWVLVKYTFPLKRLVDGMIELPFALPTAVAGIALTALTADTGLIGGFFAKFGVKIAFTQIGITVALVFIGIPFVVRAVQPVLEKLDPAYEEAAGVLGASRSRIFWKIIFPEIIPAALTGFGLAFGRCLGEYGSVVFIAGNKPFETEIAPLIIMSELQEYDYASATTIALVMLIASFVTLFLVNLIQTRNTKILKGGN from the coding sequence ATGAAGAGAACAAATAGAAGTGTCATTCCTGGCTTCGGCCTTACTACCGGCATCACGCTCACCATCTTAAGTGTCGTGGTGCTAATTCCGCTTGCGTCGCTCGTGGTGTTTTCGGCGCAAATGAGTTTCAGTGAAATCATCGAAACGATTACACGCGACAGAGTCTTGTCGAGTTTTAGAGTGAGTTTCGTGACGGCGTTCGTCGCCTCGCTTATTAACGCCGTAATGGGCATCATCCTTGCGTGGGTTCTCGTGAAGTACACATTCCCGCTAAAGCGCTTGGTTGACGGAATGATCGAACTCCCGTTCGCTTTGCCAACGGCTGTGGCAGGCATCGCATTGACCGCACTTACCGCAGACACGGGACTAATCGGCGGCTTTTTCGCCAAGTTCGGCGTGAAGATAGCCTTTACGCAAATCGGCATTACCGTTGCGCTTGTGTTTATCGGCATCCCGTTTGTCGTCCGCGCAGTACAACCGGTGCTTGAAAAACTGGACCCCGCTTACGAAGAAGCCGCAGGCGTCTTGGGTGCTTCACGCAGCCGCATTTTCTGGAAGATTATTTTCCCCGAAATCATTCCGGCCGCGTTGACAGGATTCGGGCTCGCATTCGGGCGTTGCCTAGGCGAATATGGCAGCGTCGTGTTCATTGCCGGCAACAAGCCGTTCGAAACAGAAATCGCCCCGCTCATCATCATGTCGGAATTGCAGGAATACGATTACGCAAGCGCCACAACAATTGCGCTCGTAATGCTCATCGCCTCATTCGTGACACTCTTCCTCGTGAACTTAATCCAGACGAGAAACACCAAAATTTTGAAGGGAGGAAATTAA
- a CDS encoding DUF6803 family protein — MYSTHYMDLLMQNSPWNLIIFMAIPVILAETIAITDLFLLRAPNAHPTLSKINRIAGILAGFSFVGIIAYFIPNVVIPLASTGEFRTWIDVVAIGSYILAGIPMILLALLNLKLLLRKAGEDKRSNCAILLLAAFLVLSHIAMIFGMVDPGIAGYSPKAATTIEMHHHHHHH; from the coding sequence ATGTACTCTACCCATTACATGGATTTGCTAATGCAAAACTCTCCTTGGAACCTCATTATCTTTATGGCAATTCCTGTCATTCTTGCCGAAACGATTGCCATTACGGATTTATTCCTGTTGCGAGCACCAAATGCACATCCGACACTTTCAAAAATCAACCGCATCGCCGGAATCCTTGCAGGGTTTTCATTCGTCGGGATTATAGCCTACTTCATTCCGAATGTCGTTATTCCGCTTGCTTCTACAGGAGAATTCAGAACATGGATTGATGTTGTGGCGATTGGCTCTTACATCCTTGCAGGCATTCCGATGATTTTGCTTGCTTTGTTGAACTTGAAACTTTTACTCCGTAAAGCAGGCGAAGATAAACGTTCGAATTGCGCCATTCTTTTGCTTGCCGCATTCCTCGTTCTCTCGCACATTGCGATGATCTTTGGTATGGTGGATCCAGGCATTGCCGGGTACTCTCCGAAGGCGGCAACAACAATAGAAATGCACCATCACCACCACCATCATTAA
- a CDS encoding DsrE/DsrF/DrsH-like family protein: MSEVKNFSAKDFHKIDVNNSTFLDVREPGEVIVHPVDGAIQIPFFELSKKIDYIPKDKPVYVFCSTGDRSEQVAEILADRDFDVYNIEGGLDAAPKALYVDAKGLKCPGPIVKVDETVKKAFVGDEIQVEADEKAFLSDVEVWCQRTGNQLKSLTENDGVIYATIVKKESPVPEKKEFEHGKTFVVFSGDLDKAIASFIMANGAAAMGRPVTMFFTFWGVSLLRRPEKVRVKKSLIGKMFSLMLPRGSKKLGLSRMNFGGIGAKMIRAVMKKNGVSSLEELIQSAQQKGVKFVACQMSMELMGISHEELIDGVELGGVATMLGSTEKSDLTYFI, from the coding sequence ATGTCCGAAGTCAAGAACTTTTCCGCAAAAGATTTCCATAAGATTGATGTAAATAATTCGACGTTTCTTGATGTTCGCGAACCCGGCGAAGTCATCGTTCATCCTGTGGACGGTGCGATTCAGATTCCTTTCTTTGAACTTTCGAAAAAGATTGATTACATCCCCAAGGACAAACCTGTTTATGTTTTTTGCTCTACGGGTGATCGCTCTGAACAAGTCGCAGAAATTCTTGCGGATAGGGATTTTGATGTGTATAACATCGAGGGCGGTCTTGACGCGGCTCCGAAAGCGCTTTATGTCGATGCCAAGGGATTGAAATGCCCTGGTCCAATCGTAAAGGTTGATGAAACCGTCAAAAAGGCTTTTGTTGGTGACGAAATCCAAGTCGAAGCGGATGAAAAAGCGTTTCTCTCGGATGTCGAGGTATGGTGCCAGCGTACCGGAAATCAATTGAAATCACTCACCGAAAATGACGGCGTCATTTACGCAACCATCGTGAAAAAAGAATCACCTGTACCCGAAAAAAAAGAATTTGAACACGGCAAAACTTTTGTCGTGTTCAGTGGCGATTTGGATAAGGCGATTGCTTCGTTCATCATGGCGAATGGTGCTGCCGCTATGGGGCGCCCGGTGACGATGTTCTTTACTTTTTGGGGCGTAAGCCTTTTGCGCAGACCCGAAAAAGTCCGTGTGAAAAAATCGCTCATCGGAAAAATGTTCAGCTTGATGCTGCCGCGAGGCTCTAAAAAGCTAGGCCTTTCTCGTATGAACTTTGGCGGTATTGGCGCCAAGATGATCCGTGCCGTCATGAAAAAGAATGGCGTGTCTTCGCTGGAAGAATTAATCCAAAGCGCACAACAAAAAGGTGTCAAGTTTGTCGCGTGCCAAATGTCGATGGAACTCATGGGAATCTCCCATGAGGAATTGATCGATGGGGTAGAACTGGGCGGCGTTGCAACGATGCTCGGCTCCACCGAAAAATCTGACTTGACGTATTTTATTTAA
- the bioB gene encoding biotin synthase BioB, with the protein MIFPLADNISITKSEALAILDLQNDALSELIEAAYKLRTKYKGNRVNIQLLTNVRSGNCTQNCAYCAQSRDSEAPIEKYRYVEDKKLYGDNDLVDEFHLSRHCIGLSGIHFVDSDIESLAERIRKMKKNDTQICCSIGFLTEHQAQILKDAGLNRINHNLNSSRRFYPSICTTHTYQERIDNLKMLKRIGFEICSGGIIGMGEIKEDVVDMLFELKEINPESVPINFLLPVKGTRLAERDISALTPEYCIKVLCLARLMLPKSDIRCAAGREVYFKGHEKTLFKIADSIFASGYLTEGGQSLEATFRTIEEAGFTWQVESA; encoded by the coding sequence ATGATTTTTCCACTTGCCGACAATATTTCAATAACGAAAAGTGAAGCCCTCGCCATACTAGATTTACAAAACGATGCACTCAGCGAACTCATCGAGGCCGCATACAAGTTAAGAACAAAATACAAAGGCAATCGGGTAAACATCCAGTTGCTCACAAATGTCCGTAGCGGCAACTGCACGCAAAACTGCGCTTATTGCGCTCAATCAAGAGATTCCGAAGCGCCAATCGAAAAATACCGTTATGTCGAAGATAAAAAACTTTACGGTGACAACGACCTCGTCGATGAGTTTCATCTTTCTAGACATTGCATTGGGCTTAGCGGGATTCACTTTGTCGATAGCGATATCGAAAGCCTTGCCGAGCGCATCCGCAAAATGAAAAAGAACGATACGCAAATTTGCTGTTCCATCGGATTCTTGACCGAACATCAAGCTCAAATTCTTAAAGACGCGGGATTAAACAGAATCAATCACAACTTGAATAGCAGCCGTCGTTTTTATCCAAGCATTTGCACCACGCACACATACCAAGAACGAATCGACAACTTAAAGATGTTGAAGCGCATCGGCTTTGAAATCTGCTCTGGCGGCATTATCGGTATGGGCGAAATAAAAGAAGACGTTGTGGACATGCTTTTTGAATTGAAAGAAATCAATCCCGAATCCGTCCCCATAAATTTTTTACTTCCAGTCAAGGGAACGCGACTTGCCGAACGCGACATTTCGGCACTGACTCCGGAATACTGCATCAAGGTTCTTTGCCTCGCGCGTTTGATGCTACCAAAATCGGACATCCGTTGCGCAGCCGGCCGAGAAGTCTATTTCAAGGGTCACGAAAAGACTTTGTTTAAAATTGCAGATTCCATTTTTGCATCCGGTTACTTGACCGAGGGCGGCCAAAGTCTCGAAGCCACATTCCGCACAATTGAAGAAGCGGGCTTTACGTGGCAAGTGGAAAGCGCTTAA
- a CDS encoding sulfate ABC transporter substrate-binding protein, translating into MNFKKITIASIALLSLAFTACSSSEEKHEHGKQTLTNVSYDPTRELYANYNVAFAKHWKEKTGKDVEITQSHGGSGKQALEVANGLEADVVTLALEFDVNAVRDAGLIEPGWVKEFPLNSSPYTSTIVFLVRKGNPKNLKDWGDLVKPGIGIITPNPKTSGGARWNYLAAWAWAENQYNGDQEKAKDFVKKLYANVLVLASGARGSTTTFIENGQGDVLLSWENEAFLALKDYPNDYEIVIPSISILAEPSVAIVDKVVDKRGTRELATEYLSYLYSDEGQHIAAKNHYRPSNKEILAQYKEFDPNVNLFSIDRFGGWDKAQNTHFSNGGIFDQIYEKK; encoded by the coding sequence ATGAATTTCAAAAAAATTACCATTGCATCCATCGCCCTTCTCTCCCTTGCCTTCACAGCCTGCTCTTCTTCTGAAGAAAAACACGAACACGGCAAGCAGACTCTCACCAACGTGTCGTACGACCCGACTCGTGAACTCTACGCCAACTACAATGTGGCTTTCGCCAAGCATTGGAAGGAAAAGACCGGCAAGGACGTTGAAATCACGCAGTCCCATGGCGGTTCTGGCAAGCAGGCCTTGGAAGTTGCAAACGGTCTCGAAGCCGATGTTGTCACGCTCGCTCTCGAATTCGACGTGAACGCCGTTCGTGATGCTGGGCTCATTGAACCGGGTTGGGTCAAGGAATTCCCGCTCAACAGCTCTCCCTACACCTCCACCATCGTGTTCTTGGTTCGCAAGGGCAACCCGAAAAATCTCAAGGACTGGGGCGACCTCGTGAAGCCCGGTATTGGCATCATTACGCCGAACCCGAAAACTTCTGGTGGCGCACGCTGGAACTACCTCGCCGCTTGGGCATGGGCAGAAAACCAGTATAACGGTGATCAGGAAAAAGCTAAGGATTTCGTGAAAAAACTCTACGCAAACGTTCTCGTTCTCGCCTCGGGCGCACGTGGCTCAACGACAACATTCATCGAAAACGGCCAGGGCGATGTGTTGCTCTCTTGGGAAAACGAAGCATTCCTTGCTCTTAAAGACTATCCGAATGACTACGAAATCGTGATTCCGAGCATCAGCATTTTGGCAGAACCTTCCGTTGCTATCGTGGACAAGGTAGTTGACAAGCGCGGCACACGCGAACTTGCTACCGAATACCTGAGCTACCTCTACTCCGACGAAGGCCAGCACATTGCCGCCAAGAATCACTATCGTCCGTCCAACAAGGAAATCCTCGCCCAGTACAAGGAATTCGACCCGAACGTGAACCTGTTCAGCATCGATCGCTTTGGCGGTTGGGATAAGGCTCAGAACACCCACTTCTCTAACGGCGGAATTTTCGACCAGATTTATGAAAAGAAGTAA
- a CDS encoding sulfate adenylyltransferase subunit 1, with the protein MKGLLKFITCGSVDDGKSTLIGHILYDSKLLYTDQEKALELDSKVGSRSGKIDYSLLLDGLMAEREQGITIDVAYRYFTTDHRSFIVADTPGHEEYTRNMAVGASFADLAVILVDASQGVLVQTRRHARICRLMGIRHFVFAVNKMDLVGYSEDVFNKIKVQIAELAQTHSLSNIQVIPLSATEGDNVTIKSKNIAWYQGPALLEYLENVDTSSSALEKGFYMPVQRVSRPDRTFRGFQGQIESGTIRVGDVIKSLPSYEKASVKSILYTNRNVEEAHAGEPVTITLDREVDVSRGCVLARDASIGSYKKIKASLLWMDDEPLSLGKDYLVKIGTKIIPGTLTKIDYAIDVNTGAHLETESISKNGIAVCELVFAEAIVVDLFEKHKTLGELILIDIVTHATAACGVVEGLYEKQLQSNEKAAFVQGERHGRGEIFEEFFYDTATLSVVKQQPVKQHYTVGDEIPTTGESYHYPDDFDIIILRDSIAVKVRGKRIAEITTAEEYHYGNVPVINGRGFEIKVHSDEDVKQLLNEYEKAGIAGREEFFRKWASFDTYRKVVLH; encoded by the coding sequence ATGAAAGGTTTATTGAAGTTTATTACTTGCGGTAGCGTTGACGACGGAAAATCAACCCTTATCGGTCACATTCTTTACGATTCCAAATTGCTTTACACCGACCAGGAAAAGGCCTTGGAATTGGACAGCAAAGTCGGCAGCCGCAGCGGTAAAATCGACTATTCACTTTTGCTCGACGGTCTTATGGCCGAACGCGAACAGGGCATTACCATCGATGTTGCATACCGCTATTTCACTACAGATCACCGCAGCTTTATCGTTGCCGACACTCCGGGGCATGAAGAATACACGCGCAACATGGCCGTGGGCGCATCTTTTGCCGACCTCGCAGTGATTCTCGTAGATGCATCGCAAGGCGTTCTCGTACAGACGCGTAGACACGCCCGCATTTGCAGGCTGATGGGTATTCGCCACTTTGTCTTTGCCGTGAACAAGATGGATCTTGTGGGCTACAGCGAAGATGTATTCAACAAAATCAAGGTACAAATCGCAGAACTTGCACAGACTCATTCCCTGAGCAACATACAAGTTATTCCGCTTTCGGCAACAGAAGGCGACAACGTTACCATCAAATCGAAAAACATTGCATGGTATCAAGGTCCTGCATTACTTGAATACCTTGAAAATGTCGATACATCAAGCTCTGCACTAGAAAAGGGATTTTACATGCCCGTGCAGCGCGTGAGCCGCCCCGACCGTACATTCCGCGGATTCCAAGGACAAATTGAATCTGGAACGATTCGCGTCGGAGACGTCATCAAATCCCTCCCGAGTTACGAGAAAGCATCCGTCAAAAGCATTCTCTACACAAACAGGAATGTCGAAGAAGCCCACGCTGGCGAACCGGTCACGATTACGCTAGACCGTGAAGTTGACGTATCGAGAGGTTGCGTGCTCGCTAGAGATGCAAGCATCGGTAGCTACAAGAAAATCAAGGCGTCACTTTTGTGGATGGATGACGAGCCGCTTTCGCTAGGCAAAGACTACCTCGTCAAAATCGGGACAAAGATTATTCCTGGAACACTCACGAAAATCGACTATGCCATTGACGTGAACACAGGCGCACACTTAGAAACAGAAAGCATTTCCAAAAACGGGATTGCCGTCTGCGAACTTGTTTTCGCCGAAGCCATTGTCGTTGATCTTTTTGAAAAGCACAAAACGCTTGGCGAGCTCATTCTCATTGACATCGTAACGCATGCAACAGCCGCTTGCGGCGTTGTTGAAGGGCTCTACGAAAAGCAACTTCAATCCAACGAAAAGGCAGCCTTTGTGCAAGGCGAGCGCCATGGTCGAGGAGAAATTTTTGAAGAATTTTTCTACGATACAGCAACGCTCTCTGTCGTAAAACAGCAACCCGTAAAGCAACACTACACGGTTGGTGACGAAATTCCCACCACAGGCGAAAGCTACCACTACCCCGATGATTTTGATATCATCATTTTGCGAGACAGTATCGCCGTCAAGGTTCGTGGCAAGCGCATCGCGGAAATCACCACGGCAGAGGAATACCACTACGGAAACGTTCCCGTCATCAATGGACGCGGCTTTGAAATCAAGGTCCATTCCGATGAAGACGTGAAGCAGTTGCTCAACGAATACGAAAAAGCAGGTATCGCAGGTCGTGAAGAATTCTTCCGCAAGTGGGCTTCATTCGACACTTATCGCAAAGTCGTATTGCATTAA
- the cysD gene encoding sulfate adenylyltransferase subunit CysD, translating into MSEFSHLDELEAEAIYIIREVAAECEKPVMLYSIGKDSSVMLHLALKAFYPEKPPFPFLHVNTTWKFREMIEFRDNIAKKLGIEMLEYINQDGVKQGINPFDHGSAYTDIMKTQALKQALNKYGFTAAFGGGRRDEEKSRAKERIFSFRNSAHAWDPKNQRPEMWKLYNTKINKGESIRVFPISNWTEKDIWQYIKRENIDIVPLYFAAPRPVVVRDGNIIMVDDERFPLREGETPEIKSVRFRTLGCYPLTGGVESTATTLDEIIDETLSAVSSERTSRVIDNEAAGSMERRKREGYF; encoded by the coding sequence GTGAGCGAATTTTCACACCTCGACGAGCTGGAAGCCGAAGCCATCTACATCATCCGCGAAGTCGCCGCTGAATGCGAAAAGCCGGTGATGCTGTATTCGATTGGCAAGGACAGTTCCGTCATGCTACATTTGGCTCTCAAGGCATTCTACCCCGAGAAGCCACCCTTCCCGTTCTTGCACGTGAATACCACGTGGAAGTTCCGCGAAATGATTGAGTTCCGCGACAACATTGCAAAAAAGCTCGGCATCGAAATGCTGGAATACATCAACCAAGATGGTGTCAAGCAAGGCATCAACCCGTTCGATCATGGTTCGGCTTACACCGACATCATGAAGACGCAAGCCTTGAAGCAAGCGCTGAACAAGTACGGCTTTACAGCTGCATTTGGCGGTGGACGCCGCGATGAAGAAAAGTCTCGCGCCAAGGAACGCATATTCTCGTTCCGCAATTCGGCCCACGCTTGGGACCCCAAGAACCAACGCCCGGAAATGTGGAAACTCTACAACACAAAAATCAATAAAGGTGAAAGCATCCGCGTTTTCCCAATTTCGAACTGGACCGAAAAAGATATTTGGCAGTACATCAAGCGCGAAAACATCGACATCGTTCCGCTTTACTTTGCAGCCCCGCGCCCGGTCGTGGTGCGCGACGGGAACATCATCATGGTCGATGACGAACGATTCCCATTGCGTGAAGGCGAAACACCCGAAATCAAGTCGGTGCGTTTCCGTACGCTCGGTTGCTATCCGCTCACGGGTGGCGTTGAATCAACAGCCACGACGCTTGACGAAATCATTGACGAAACATTAAGCGCAGTCTCTTCGGAAAGAACTTCACGTGTGATTGACAACGAAGCTGCCGGCAGCATGGAACGCCGCAAGAGGGAGGGCTATTTCTAA
- a CDS encoding ferredoxin family protein, translating into MSINIDPNICIGCGRCHDVCPGTLIKINELKKAYIKYPKDCWGCTSCIKECPVHAIRFFLGEDIGGKGSKVHTEKVNGLIRWIVEFPDGSVKHIVIDPKESNKY; encoded by the coding sequence ATGAGCATCAACATTGATCCAAACATTTGCATCGGCTGCGGGAGATGTCACGACGTTTGTCCCGGCACGCTGATCAAGATTAACGAACTGAAAAAAGCCTATATCAAGTACCCCAAAGATTGCTGGGGTTGCACTTCGTGTATCAAGGAGTGCCCCGTTCACGCCATCCGATTCTTCCTCGGCGAAGACATTGGCGGCAAGGGCAGCAAAGTACATACCGAAAAAGTCAATGGGCTTATCCGCTGGATTGTGGAATTTCCCGACGGGAGCGTAAAGCACATTGTCATTGACCCAAAAGAATCCAACAAATACTAG
- a CDS encoding adenylyl-sulfate reductase subunit alpha: protein MKIERINTDLLIIGGGTAGCYAAITAKESSNAADLKILIVEKANIKRSGCLAAGVNALNAYITEGREPKDYVEYAKKDADGIVREDLLYSISERFNEITAHLEKLGLVILKDKDGKYVTRGNRNIKINGENIKPILANAVKKLPNVTVLNHVNIFDFSVHDNKIDGAYGFGIENDTFYAIEAKVVIIATGGAAGLYRPNNPGFSRHKMWYPPFNTGAGYAMGIRHGAEMTTFEMRFIALRCKDTIAPTGTLAQGVGAKQVNSLGEVYETKYGISTSERVYGTVAENLEGRGPCYLRTEGISAEQEESLLKAYLNMAPSQTIRWLENETPSKANVEIEGTEPYIVGGHTASGYWVDTKRATTIEGLYAAGDVAGGCPQKYVTGALAEGEIAAKSAVKYINATVDRHAPLQGSRNDVETEATIKEAEIASHVAEIETYLSQKNSLYTTEQLEEAMQIAMDEYAGGITTGYGYTEKQLNIAKEKIDEIESLTGKLSAIDLQEVMYIYELKERLTVCKSVIAHLATRHETRWHSFAENWDYPEKDNIHWRKYVNSRLVNGEIKTFTRELTAEGQKNYEHQH from the coding sequence GTGAAGATAGAACGAATAAATACAGACTTATTGATTATTGGCGGTGGGACAGCAGGCTGCTACGCCGCAATTACAGCGAAAGAATCAAGCAACGCTGCTGACCTCAAAATTCTTATCGTCGAAAAAGCAAATATCAAACGCAGTGGCTGCCTTGCAGCTGGCGTAAACGCTTTAAACGCCTACATCACCGAAGGCCGTGAACCCAAAGATTATGTAGAATACGCAAAGAAAGACGCCGACGGGATCGTCCGCGAAGATTTACTTTATTCTATATCAGAAAGATTTAACGAAATCACAGCGCACTTGGAAAAACTCGGACTTGTCATCTTAAAGGATAAAGACGGGAAATACGTTACACGCGGAAATCGCAACATCAAAATTAATGGCGAAAACATCAAGCCGATTTTAGCCAATGCTGTCAAGAAGCTCCCCAATGTGACCGTTTTAAATCATGTCAACATTTTCGACTTTTCAGTTCACGACAATAAAATCGATGGCGCATACGGTTTTGGAATCGAGAACGATACATTTTACGCGATTGAAGCCAAAGTCGTCATTATCGCAACAGGCGGAGCAGCCGGGCTTTACCGCCCGAATAATCCAGGATTTTCAAGGCATAAAATGTGGTACCCGCCATTCAACACGGGAGCCGGATACGCCATGGGAATTCGCCACGGCGCCGAAATGACAACATTCGAAATGCGATTCATTGCACTCCGTTGCAAGGATACAATCGCACCGACAGGAACGCTCGCGCAAGGCGTGGGCGCCAAGCAGGTCAATTCGCTCGGAGAAGTTTACGAAACGAAATACGGCATTTCTACTTCGGAACGCGTTTACGGAACCGTCGCCGAAAATCTGGAAGGTCGTGGGCCATGCTACTTGAGAACTGAAGGGATTTCGGCAGAACAAGAAGAATCGCTTTTGAAGGCGTACCTGAACATGGCTCCTTCGCAAACAATTCGTTGGCTTGAAAACGAAACGCCCTCCAAAGCAAATGTGGAAATCGAAGGTACGGAGCCTTACATTGTAGGCGGCCACACAGCAAGCGGTTACTGGGTCGACACCAAGCGCGCCACAACCATCGAAGGGCTTTACGCCGCGGGCGATGTGGCCGGAGGTTGCCCGCAAAAATATGTGACGGGCGCACTTGCCGAAGGCGAAATAGCAGCAAAGTCGGCTGTGAAATACATTAACGCAACGGTGGATCGCCACGCCCCCTTACAGGGGTCTCGCAATGACGTAGAAACCGAAGCAACCATCAAAGAAGCCGAAATCGCAAGCCACGTCGCAGAAATCGAAACATATCTATCACAGAAAAATTCGCTGTACACGACAGAGCAACTTGAAGAAGCCATGCAAATCGCCATGGACGAATATGCAGGCGGAATCACGACAGGCTACGGCTATACCGAAAAGCAGCTCAATATCGCCAAAGAAAAAATTGACGAAATCGAAAGCCTTACGGGCAAGCTTAGCGCCATCGACTTGCAAGAAGTCATGTACATCTACGAGCTAAAGGAACGCCTCACCGTTTGCAAGAGCGTCATCGCGCATCTCGCCACACGCCACGAAACACGCTGGCACAGTTTTGCAGAAAACTGGGACTATCCCGAAAAAGACAACATTCACTGGCGAAAGTATGTGAATTCCCGCTTAGTCAACGGCGAAATCAAGACTTTCACACGCGAACTTACCGCAGAAGGGCAAAAGAATTATGAGCATCAACATTGA
- a CDS encoding hydrolase produces the protein MALSANITREGALELLKKYNSDPFHLEHGEIVENTMRYFARELGYGEDEEFWGIVGLLHDLDFEQWPEQHCIKERELMQEAGLSEEIIHATTSHGWSITVDVKPEHEMEKVLYAVDELTGLIGAVVLMRPSKSVQDLELKSVLKKYKSPKFAAGCSREVIERGANLLGWELNDLISRTIAALKTFRP, from the coding sequence ATGGCATTATCAGCAAATATTACACGCGAAGGAGCCCTGGAACTCCTCAAAAAGTACAATTCGGATCCCTTCCACCTCGAACATGGCGAAATCGTCGAGAATACCATGCGCTATTTTGCACGCGAACTCGGTTACGGCGAGGACGAGGAATTCTGGGGAATTGTCGGCCTTTTGCACGACCTTGATTTTGAACAGTGGCCCGAACAGCACTGCATCAAGGAACGTGAACTCATGCAAGAAGCGGGTCTTTCCGAAGAAATCATTCACGCTACGACAAGTCACGGCTGGTCTATAACTGTTGACGTGAAGCCCGAACACGAAATGGAAAAAGTCCTTTACGCAGTCGATGAATTGACTGGATTGATTGGCGCTGTCGTGTTGATGCGCCCGTCAAAAAGCGTACAAGATTTGGAACTAAAATCGGTGCTGAAAAAGTATAAGTCCCCGAAATTTGCCGCCGGTTGCTCTCGCGAAGTCATTGAACGCGGTGCAAACTTGTTGGGCTGGGAACTGAACGATTTGATTTCCCGCACGATTGCAGCGTTGAAAACATTTAGACCGTAA